The DNA sequence ATTTCCATGAGTGCGGAGTCAAAGTGTCAAACAATTGTCGAAATTTTCCCAACCAGACTTCGTCCATAGCCGAAATCAATAACCCTTTGGAATAAGTAAGTGCAATTTCGCGTGAAAAAGGAATTTCCATAAGAAGTGGAATTTTCTTCTCCTTCAAATAATTATAAACATCTGAATTGCCAATTCCAGCGCGGTTTACAACAACACCCATTGGTTTATTCATATCAGCCAGCGTTTCGACTGATTGTTTTAAATCGCTTAATCCAAATGGCGTTGGTTCGGTTACCAACACAACAAAATCGGCGAGATGAGCGGTTTGAATAAACGGACAGGAAGTGCCCGGTGGCGAATCGAACAGGACTACCGAATCAGAACCGGCTTCGGCAATAGCGGCTTTGATCAATTTTACCGATGAGTAAACTCCGATTTTTGTACGACCTTCTATCATCGTAAATTGGTTAGCCAAATCAAAGCGTTTAACCGTGCCCAAGACACTTTGCTTTTCTGTTATTGCGCTGTCATTGCAAGCAACAAAACAAGCACCACAGCCATGACAAAGATCCTCCATAACCTTGATGACCTGTAAGGTTGGAACATGAAAAATTGCATTGTAGGAACAATACTTATGACATCGTCCACAATGGGTGCAAATGCTTTCATTAATAACGGGAACCTTTTGTGTAACATCGAAGGATTTTGTCAGGCAACCACTGATAAATAAATGCACATTGGGCTCTTCGGCGTCACAATCAACAATAGTAACCGGAATTTTTGCCTGCTGCAGCGCATAAAACAAATTAGTTGCAACAAATGTTTTACCTGTTCCACCTTTACCACTGGCGATGGCAATTTTTATTTTATGGGTTGAATTAATCATATTCCAAACGGGTCTTTTTATAGCACAGAGTTGGCTCTGTTAGCCGTTTCCATAAACTATTATTCCATGTACCCAAAGCCTGATGAGTGAGGAAATATTTTTGTGGAATCGGATGTGTGCCAACAACCACCGTTAATCCGAATTTTTCAGTAATGAATTTTTCGAAATATTCAATATTACGGCAAGGCGGATAACCAACCAGCATGCCGGTTGCCAGATGCACATGGGTCACACCGTTTTTTTTCATTTCGACAGGAGCGTATTCAATATTTCCGCCCGGGCATCCATCACACGTGGTGTATGCTGCAATTTCAACATCCTGGTTTTTATAAATAGAAAAGGCTCCTTCGCGTTTTTGCAGGGATCTGAAACATTTTCCACCGGCGCAGGTGTGATAGCGGTTGCAAATAATAATACCAACTTTAATCTTCTCCATCATTGCATTTTTTGCGGATTAAACACATTAAAGCTCCCTTTTTCAACGCCAAGCCTTTCGGCAATCACATCGCATTTGGCCATCAATAAAAAGAAAATGCGGTTGTCGTTCAGATCGATCAACCCTTCCAGATTGCCCTGCCCTTTTGAAATAATTAAATCTGCTTTTCTGAATTCCTCGTAAAAATCGACACTGCAGCTGCTAAGAACCGTAGAAGGATTTCCTGACCCATTTGAAACTACATCAGCAACAAGGCTCATACAAACCGTTTCGGCATCTTCAAGAGTAACATCATTCAGAATGGGTTTACCTCTTACAGCAAAAGTGACATGGTTGTGCATCATTGTTTCAATGAACAATTTGTCAAAAACAATTTCGCCGGCATTGTCGCCCAGATACAATATGTTTTTTGCCGTTGAAATACGTGATTTCAGTTCAACTGAATGATCAATTGCAAAAGACGTTTTCAGTGCTTTATCAATCGTTTCATTGATATCAAAACTGCTGTGGGCGCCATAATCCATTACATTGCCGGCAATCGCCAACCTCAGCGCCATCAAAAAAGAATCGGAAGAAAGCTGCACCTGCGGTTTTATAATTTTATATAATTC is a window from the Bacteroidetes bacterium GWF2_43_63 genome containing:
- a CDS encoding CGGC domain-containing protein; protein product: MMEKIKVGIIICNRYHTCAGGKCFRSLQKREGAFSIYKNQDVEIAAYTTCDGCPGGNIEYAPVEMKKNGVTHVHLATGMLVGYPPCRNIEYFEKFITEKFGLTVVVGTHPIPQKYFLTHQALGTWNNSLWKRLTEPTLCYKKTRLEYD